One window from the genome of Paenibacillus azoreducens encodes:
- a CDS encoding Asp23/Gls24 family envelope stress response protein, which produces MSTVPNEFERTDIGEIQIAPEVIEVIAGLATVEVKGVAGMSAGFGGGIAELLGRKNLSKGVKVQVGQREASVEVSVIIEYGHRLPEVASEIQRNIKRSIEMMTGLNVIEVNVHIHDVHFKSAEKTEETDPGQRVK; this is translated from the coding sequence ATGAGCACAGTACCGAATGAATTTGAACGTACGGATATCGGTGAAATACAGATTGCACCTGAAGTGATTGAGGTTATCGCGGGTCTTGCGACGGTTGAAGTCAAAGGTGTTGCCGGAATGAGCGCGGGGTTTGGCGGCGGCATTGCCGAACTGCTGGGACGCAAAAATTTGTCCAAAGGCGTAAAGGTTCAAGTCGGCCAACGCGAAGCTTCCGTGGAGGTTTCCGTCATTATTGAATATGGCCATCGTCTGCCGGAAGTGGCTTCGGAGATCCAGCGCAATATTAAGCGGTCCATCGAAATGATGACAGGCCTTAACGTTATTGAAGTGAATGTGCATATCCACGATGTGCATTTCAAAAGCGCCGAAAAAACGGAAGAAACCGATCCCGGACAGCGCGTGAAATAA
- the amaP gene encoding alkaline shock response membrane anchor protein AmaP, which translates to MAKILDRLLLFIYSLSIAIISAYAILRWSGLVPGLQEYLNSTQLQVVSITVSAVLLLLSVRFFYISIRRERVHIPSIDQRTEYGDIQISVETIENLSLKAAARVRGARDLKARIRVTEAGLEIMIRAVVEGDLSIPTMTTDIQKQVHDYLQETTGIPVSSVAVYIANVAQSTAIKSRVE; encoded by the coding sequence ATGGCCAAAATACTGGATAGACTTTTGCTGTTTATTTACAGCTTAAGCATCGCAATCATAAGTGCATATGCCATCCTCCGTTGGAGTGGTTTGGTTCCCGGGTTGCAAGAGTACTTAAACTCAACCCAGCTCCAAGTGGTAAGCATTACGGTTTCGGCTGTGCTGCTTTTGCTTAGTGTCCGGTTTTTCTATATTTCCATCCGGCGCGAGCGCGTCCATATTCCATCAATCGATCAGCGCACGGAATATGGCGATATTCAAATTTCGGTGGAAACCATCGAGAACTTGAGCCTTAAGGCTGCAGCAAGAGTTCGTGGAGCCAGAGATTTGAAAGCACGGATCCGCGTGACGGAGGCAGGACTTGAAATCATGATACGTGCCGTCGTGGAAGGCGATCTTTCGATTCCGACCATGACAACGGACATTCAGAAGCAGGTTCATGATTATCTTCAAGAAACAACAGGGATACCGGTATCGAGCGTGGCTGTATATATTGCCAACGTTGCCCAGTCGACGGCGATTAAGAGCAGAGTGGAATAG
- a CDS encoding DUF2273 domain-containing protein produces MIWKEIWESHRGRIIGIAGGIFFGFIYLFAGFWDMLFFALVVFIGYTAGKRKDLRLGSFFRWSEIGQWLSERWRPFK; encoded by the coding sequence ATGATTTGGAAGGAAATATGGGAGAGTCACAGAGGACGGATTATCGGCATTGCCGGTGGAATCTTTTTTGGTTTTATTTATTTGTTTGCTGGTTTTTGGGATATGTTGTTCTTTGCATTGGTTGTGTTCATAGGATATACTGCCGGCAAAAGGAAGGACTTGCGTCTAGGGTCTTTTTTTCGCTGGAGTGAAATAGGACAGTGGCTCTCCGAGCGCTGGCGCCCCTTTAAATGA
- the nusB gene encoding transcription antitermination factor NusB — MKRRLAREIVVQSLYQMEMNEVDSAEAVEMLLNEAAEENDTERVITNEIKLKEYVLDLVNGIWSHKQVIDGLLENYLKGWQISRLSRVDRQVLRLAAYELLYSDDVPAKVAVNEAIELSKHFGTEESGKFVNGVLGNMIRELDKLKQGEKDPS, encoded by the coding sequence ATGAAAAGACGCTTAGCAAGGGAAATCGTCGTGCAAAGTTTATATCAAATGGAAATGAATGAGGTGGACAGCGCAGAAGCGGTGGAGATGCTGCTGAATGAAGCGGCGGAAGAAAATGACACCGAACGCGTCATCACCAATGAAATCAAGCTGAAGGAATATGTGCTTGATCTTGTTAACGGCATTTGGAGCCATAAACAAGTGATTGACGGTCTGCTGGAAAACTACCTGAAAGGTTGGCAAATCAGCCGACTGTCGAGAGTGGACCGCCAAGTTCTGCGATTGGCTGCATATGAGCTGCTGTATTCGGATGATGTGCCCGCTAAAGTTGCGGTTAATGAAGCGATCGAACTTTCCAAGCATTTCGGTACCGAAGAATCGGGCAAATTCGTTAACGGAGTTCTGGGGAACATGATCCGCGAGCTGGACAAGTTAAAACAAGGGGAAAAAGATCCTTCCTGA
- the folD gene encoding bifunctional methylenetetrahydrofolate dehydrogenase/methenyltetrahydrofolate cyclohydrolase FolD: protein MTATIISGKQVSEEIRGSIAVEVKALAAKGVVPGLAVVLVGEDPASQVYVRNKEKACHDLGFYSEVHRLPAETSQADLLALVEKLNSQNNIDGILVQLPLPGHVDEKAVINAIAVDKDVDGFHPVNVGNLVIGDDSLLPCTPAGVIELIKRAGISLSGKHAVVIGRSNIVGKPVSLLLQRENATVTMCHSRTANMAEITRQADVLVVAIGRANFIDASYVKPGAVVIDVGMNRLDNGKLAGDVDFESVKEVSGPITPVPGGVGPMTITMLMQNTLLAAKRHHGLA from the coding sequence ATGACAGCAACTATTATCAGCGGTAAACAGGTTTCTGAGGAAATCCGCGGCAGTATTGCCGTAGAAGTAAAGGCATTGGCAGCCAAAGGCGTCGTTCCAGGTCTTGCCGTTGTCCTTGTGGGCGAAGATCCGGCTTCCCAGGTATATGTTCGCAATAAGGAAAAAGCATGTCATGATTTGGGCTTTTACTCCGAGGTTCATCGTCTGCCTGCGGAAACATCGCAAGCCGATTTGCTTGCGCTCGTGGAGAAGCTGAACAGTCAAAATAATATCGACGGCATTTTGGTGCAGCTGCCGTTGCCCGGACATGTTGATGAAAAAGCGGTCATTAATGCGATTGCCGTGGATAAGGACGTGGATGGATTCCATCCGGTCAACGTGGGGAATCTGGTGATTGGCGACGACAGCCTGCTTCCATGCACCCCGGCCGGCGTGATCGAACTCATCAAACGCGCGGGCATTTCGTTGTCAGGCAAACATGCCGTAGTGATCGGCCGCAGCAATATCGTAGGCAAGCCGGTCTCGCTGCTGCTGCAGCGGGAAAACGCAACGGTAACGATGTGCCATTCGCGTACAGCGAATATGGCAGAAATCACACGCCAGGCGGATGTGCTCGTAGTGGCGATCGGCCGCGCCAATTTCATTGATGCAAGTTACGTGAAACCGGGCGCGGTTGTGATCGATGTCGGCATGAACCGGCTTGATAATGGCAAGCTGGCCGGCGACGTGGATTTTGAAAGCGTGAAGGAAGTATCGGGTCCGATTACTCCGGTGCCTGGAGGCGTGGGTCCGATGACTATAACGATGCTGATGCAAAATACGCTGCTTGCGGCAAAACGCCATCACGGCCTCGCGTGA
- the xseA gene encoding exodeoxyribonuclease VII large subunit, which produces MESQRVLSIKDLNRYIRMKLDSDNLLSDVWIRGEISNFTHHSSGHMYFTLKDEGSRIRAIMFASHNQRLPFVPKEGSKVIARGNVTVYERDGQYQFYATHMQPDGIGSLYLAFEQLKKKLEEEGLFAVERKRPIPKFPETIGVITSPTGAAVRDIMITLGRRYPQARVILYPVLVQGKGAAPSIVRAIRDMNEMEEADVLIVGRGGGSLEELWAFNEEQVARAIRASFIPVISAVGHETDFTIADFAADLRAATPTAAAELAVPHSAELRAGIEQRQRLLKQLLLERVKRSRQQLASLQRSPVLVHPRRYLLQHAERLDMLKQRLQGSMRAKLSQSREKQSRLHHGLMRHHPQEQLAYAKKRCELNSKQLTALMQALLKNKQSQLRSSIRQLDALSPLKVMARGYSLVYDEQEQRLIKSVNDAQLGDLVRIKVSDGQLSCQVWGMKEDGQG; this is translated from the coding sequence ATGGAATCACAGCGTGTTTTATCAATCAAAGACCTGAACAGATATATCCGGATGAAGCTAGATTCGGATAACTTATTGTCCGATGTGTGGATTCGCGGCGAAATATCGAATTTTACCCATCACTCCAGCGGCCATATGTATTTTACCCTCAAAGACGAAGGCAGCCGCATTCGGGCCATTATGTTTGCTTCGCATAACCAGCGGCTGCCCTTTGTGCCGAAGGAAGGCTCCAAAGTGATTGCAAGAGGCAACGTGACGGTTTACGAACGTGACGGCCAGTACCAGTTTTATGCAACGCATATGCAGCCTGACGGCATCGGCAGTTTGTATCTGGCATTTGAGCAGCTGAAGAAAAAACTGGAAGAGGAGGGTCTCTTTGCTGTAGAGCGCAAGCGGCCCATACCTAAATTTCCGGAAACGATCGGCGTCATTACTTCTCCTACCGGGGCGGCCGTCCGGGATATTATGATCACGCTTGGACGGCGTTATCCGCAGGCGAGAGTCATTTTGTATCCCGTGCTTGTCCAGGGCAAAGGGGCGGCACCTTCAATTGTCCGTGCAATCCGGGACATGAATGAGATGGAAGAAGCCGATGTGCTGATCGTTGGCCGCGGCGGAGGTTCTCTCGAGGAATTATGGGCATTTAACGAGGAGCAGGTGGCCAGAGCGATCCGCGCATCCTTTATTCCGGTTATATCGGCGGTAGGCCATGAAACAGACTTTACCATTGCCGATTTTGCGGCTGATCTTAGGGCCGCTACACCGACCGCTGCAGCCGAGCTTGCGGTTCCGCATTCGGCGGAGCTTCGCGCCGGAATCGAGCAGCGCCAGCGTCTCTTGAAGCAGCTGCTGCTTGAGCGGGTGAAACGAAGCCGCCAGCAGCTTGCTTCACTGCAGCGCTCTCCTGTGCTTGTACATCCGCGCAGGTACTTGCTGCAGCATGCCGAGCGGCTGGATATGCTGAAGCAGCGCCTGCAAGGGAGTATGCGGGCCAAGCTGAGTCAGAGCCGGGAGAAGCAAAGCCGGCTCCACCACGGGCTGATGCGGCATCATCCGCAGGAACAGCTCGCTTATGCCAAGAAACGGTGCGAGTTAAACAGCAAGCAGCTGACAGCTTTAATGCAGGCGCTGCTGAAAAACAAACAGTCGCAGCTGCGCTCGTCGATCAGACAGCTTGACGCCTTGAGTCCACTGAAGGTCATGGCGCGCGGCTACAGCCTCGTTTATGACGAGCAGGAGCAGCGACTCATCAAATCGGTCAATGATGCACAGCTTGGGGATCTGGTCCGAATCAAAGTCAGCGACGGTCAGCTCTCATGCCAAGTATGGGGAATGAAGGAGGATGGACAAGGGTGA
- the xseB gene encoding exodeoxyribonuclease VII small subunit, which translates to MTDKDNELKFEDAMIQLEDIVGELEHGDVPLEKAIELFQQGMKLSQLCSQKLEEVERKIETIVIDADGLRKKPFGASIDANGGDVLE; encoded by the coding sequence GTGACGGATAAGGACAATGAATTGAAATTTGAAGATGCGATGATCCAGCTTGAGGACATCGTTGGGGAGCTGGAGCATGGCGATGTTCCGCTGGAAAAGGCCATTGAATTGTTCCAGCAAGGAATGAAGCTGTCGCAGCTATGCAGCCAAAAGCTCGAAGAGGTGGAACGGAAAATTGAAACGATCGTGATCGATGCCGACGGGCTGCGTAAAAAGCCGTTCGGCGCCTCAATTGATGCAAACGGTGGTGACGTACTTGAGTGA
- a CDS encoding polyprenyl synthetase family protein, with product MQTVVTYLSEPVSFREYQQHIIDRVAQRLKESVPAHWQVPSTLREAMLYSLMAGGKRMRPLLVMAACEALEGNAEAALDAACAVEMVHTYSLIHDDLPAMDNDDYRRGKLTNHKVFGEAAAILAGDALLTHAFYLVAQLNRTHGVPADRVVNITMDLSELSGPRGMVGGQAADMEGEQGLTELAQLEYIHLHKTADLIAFSLLAGGRIAGANELQLDALRVFGQKLGLAFQIQDDILDLVGDETKLGKKTQSDIKQEKVTYPYFIGLEASKREVRRLTDEAKAAVAEAGFSNPTRLLEIADFLMNRDH from the coding sequence ATGCAAACGGTGGTGACGTACTTGAGTGAACCGGTCTCCTTCAGAGAATATCAACAGCACATCATTGATCGGGTTGCCCAAAGACTGAAGGAGAGTGTGCCTGCGCATTGGCAGGTGCCGTCCACGCTGCGCGAAGCCATGCTGTACTCCTTGATGGCCGGAGGGAAACGTATGCGTCCCCTGCTGGTCATGGCTGCTTGCGAGGCTTTGGAAGGGAATGCGGAGGCGGCGCTTGACGCCGCATGTGCAGTTGAGATGGTGCATACCTACTCATTGATCCATGATGATTTGCCTGCTATGGACAATGATGATTACCGGCGCGGAAAGCTGACGAATCACAAAGTGTTTGGGGAAGCGGCGGCCATTCTGGCCGGCGACGCGCTTCTTACGCACGCCTTTTATTTGGTGGCGCAGCTTAATCGTACTCACGGCGTTCCAGCCGATAGAGTGGTTAATATTACGATGGATTTATCAGAATTGTCCGGCCCTAGAGGCATGGTAGGAGGACAAGCAGCTGATATGGAGGGCGAGCAGGGGCTGACGGAGCTTGCGCAGCTCGAATATATTCACCTTCACAAAACGGCCGATCTGATCGCATTTTCCCTGCTGGCGGGCGGACGAATCGCCGGGGCGAACGAATTACAGCTTGATGCGCTGCGCGTTTTCGGACAAAAGCTCGGGCTTGCATTCCAAATCCAGGACGATATTTTGGATTTGGTAGGCGATGAAACCAAACTGGGCAAAAAAACACAAAGCGACATCAAACAGGAGAAAGTAACATATCCGTATTTTATCGGGCTTGAAGCTTCAAAACGGGAAGTGCGGCGGCTGACCGATGAAGCCAAGGCCGCAGTGGCCGAAGCCGGGTTTTCGAACCCTACGCGGCTGCTCGAAATCGCCGATTTTCTGATGAATAGGGATCATTAA
- the dxs gene encoding 1-deoxy-D-xylulose-5-phosphate synthase — protein MLLPQINQPEQIKSLSVEKLTSLAAEIRQFLIEKLSVTGGHLASNLGVVELTLALHYCYDSPRDKFIFDVGHQAYVHKILTGRMDQFDTLRKYKGLCGFVKRSESEHDVWEAGHSSTSLSAAMGMALARDLKGENNKVIAVIGDGALTGGMAFEALNHIGHEQKDLMVVLNDNEMSIAPNVGAMHNYLSKIRSDRHYLRAKEELEIMLKKIPAIGGMLAKTGSRLKESLKYMMVPGVLFEELGLTYLGPVDGHDLQKLIETFKQADNVRGPVFVHVLTTKGKGYKPAEADSHKWHGISPYKIESGKELKSVGNPMYTDVFSKTLIELGEKDPRIVAVTPAMPKGSGLIEFSEKFPSRMIDVGIAEQHAATMCAALAMEGMKPVFAVYSTFMQRAYDQIVHDICRHNANVMFAIDRAGFVGADGETHQGVFDVAFLRHVPNLVLMMPKDENELRHMMKTALEYDDGPIAYRYPRINGLGVPLDEKLVSIPIGKWETVREGEGYAVLAAGPMVQVALDAAEQLKREGINLRVVNARFLKPLDEDMLLELANSHTNMIVLEEACEAGSLGSAVLEFYASKHIFDARVSLMGVPDRFILHGSVKDQREDTGLTSEAVCVEIKKLMSLHSFGMGRAGYTS, from the coding sequence GTGCTGCTTCCACAAATTAATCAGCCTGAACAAATCAAATCTTTATCGGTTGAAAAACTCACTTCTCTGGCGGCCGAAATCCGTCAATTTCTGATTGAAAAGCTGTCCGTAACCGGAGGGCATCTCGCATCGAATTTGGGAGTGGTGGAACTCACGCTGGCCCTGCATTACTGTTATGACAGTCCACGCGACAAATTTATTTTTGATGTCGGGCATCAGGCTTATGTTCACAAAATATTGACCGGCCGGATGGATCAATTCGATACCCTCCGCAAGTACAAAGGTCTGTGCGGTTTTGTGAAAAGAAGTGAAAGCGAGCACGACGTTTGGGAGGCCGGACATAGCAGCACATCGCTGTCCGCGGCGATGGGGATGGCGCTGGCCCGGGACTTAAAAGGCGAAAATAATAAAGTCATCGCCGTTATTGGCGACGGCGCCTTGACCGGGGGGATGGCTTTCGAAGCCTTGAACCATATCGGCCATGAGCAAAAAGATTTGATGGTCGTTTTAAACGACAATGAAATGTCGATCGCTCCGAATGTCGGCGCGATGCATAATTATCTGAGCAAAATCCGCTCCGACCGCCATTATCTTCGGGCCAAGGAAGAACTTGAGATTATGCTGAAGAAAATTCCGGCAATCGGCGGCATGTTGGCCAAAACGGGCTCCCGCCTGAAGGAGAGCCTGAAATATATGATGGTGCCCGGCGTGTTGTTCGAAGAGCTGGGACTTACGTATCTCGGTCCGGTTGACGGGCATGACCTGCAGAAGCTGATCGAGACATTTAAACAGGCAGATAACGTGCGCGGCCCGGTGTTTGTCCATGTCCTGACAACGAAGGGCAAGGGCTATAAACCGGCTGAAGCCGATTCTCATAAATGGCATGGCATTTCGCCGTACAAAATCGAGTCCGGTAAAGAGCTTAAATCCGTTGGGAATCCGATGTACACCGATGTCTTCAGCAAAACGCTGATCGAGCTTGGGGAAAAGGATCCGAGGATCGTCGCCGTTACGCCGGCTATGCCGAAAGGCTCGGGGCTCATTGAGTTCAGCGAAAAATTCCCAAGCAGAATGATTGATGTCGGGATCGCTGAACAGCATGCGGCCACCATGTGCGCAGCGCTGGCGATGGAAGGCATGAAGCCGGTATTTGCGGTTTATTCGACCTTCATGCAAAGAGCGTATGACCAGATTGTTCATGACATTTGTCGCCACAACGCAAACGTGATGTTTGCAATCGACCGTGCCGGTTTCGTCGGGGCGGACGGCGAAACGCATCAAGGCGTCTTTGACGTGGCCTTTTTGCGGCATGTCCCGAATTTGGTTTTGATGATGCCGAAGGATGAAAACGAGCTGCGCCATATGATGAAAACGGCGCTTGAATATGATGACGGGCCGATCGCCTACCGTTATCCGCGGATTAACGGACTCGGCGTGCCGCTGGATGAGAAGCTGGTTTCCATCCCGATCGGAAAATGGGAGACGGTGCGCGAGGGCGAAGGTTATGCGGTATTGGCTGCCGGCCCTATGGTTCAGGTTGCTTTGGACGCGGCGGAGCAATTAAAACGTGAAGGAATCAACCTCCGCGTCGTTAACGCCCGCTTCTTGAAACCTCTGGATGAAGATATGCTGCTGGAGCTTGCGAATTCCCATACCAATATGATCGTGCTGGAGGAAGCCTGCGAAGCGGGAAGCCTTGGCAGTGCGGTGCTTGAGTTTTACGCAAGCAAACATATTTTTGATGCGAGAGTGTCCCTGATGGGCGTGCCGGACCGTTTTATCTTACATGGCAGCGTCAAAGATCAGCGCGAGGATACCGGACTTACCTCAGAGGCCGTATGCGTCGAAATCAAAAAACTGATGTCCCTGCATTCGTTCGGAATGGGCAGAGCGGGATATACTTCTTAA
- a CDS encoding TlyA family RNA methyltransferase — protein sequence MNSPKERIDILLVEQGFFESREKAKAAIMAGLVLANEERMEKAGMKIPRDAAIRVKGAVHPYVSRGGLKLEKAIRTFGLDMKDRTMLDIGSSTGGFTDCALQHGAGYVYAIDVGSNQLDWSLRNDERVNVMEKTNFRYMTPADLTGPEPDFASIDVSFISLRIILPPLQELLKRPADVAALIKPQFEAGREKVGKSGVVREPSVHREVLMNILAFAHDLGFELKGLTFSPITGGEGNIEFLAHWHLSGEECEKGKESAEEFNEKLHATVDPIVAEASNTFTGNSSK from the coding sequence ATGAATTCGCCAAAAGAACGGATTGACATCCTGCTGGTCGAGCAGGGATTTTTCGAGAGTCGCGAAAAGGCCAAAGCCGCCATCATGGCCGGTTTGGTGCTTGCGAATGAAGAGAGAATGGAGAAGGCGGGGATGAAGATCCCGCGGGATGCAGCCATTCGCGTCAAAGGCGCCGTCCATCCTTATGTCAGCCGCGGGGGACTTAAGCTTGAAAAAGCGATACGAACCTTCGGTTTAGATATGAAGGACAGAACGATGCTCGATATCGGTTCCTCCACCGGAGGATTTACGGATTGCGCGCTTCAGCACGGAGCCGGCTATGTATATGCGATTGATGTGGGTTCCAATCAGCTGGATTGGTCGCTGCGGAATGACGAACGCGTCAATGTGATGGAAAAAACCAATTTTCGTTATATGACGCCTGCGGATTTGACCGGACCTGAGCCGGATTTTGCAAGCATTGACGTTTCCTTCATTTCTCTCCGCATCATTTTGCCGCCGCTGCAAGAGCTTTTGAAGCGCCCGGCGGACGTGGCCGCATTAATTAAACCGCAATTTGAAGCCGGCCGTGAGAAGGTTGGAAAATCCGGGGTTGTTCGGGAACCGTCCGTTCACCGGGAAGTGCTGATGAATATTCTTGCCTTCGCCCATGACTTAGGGTTCGAACTAAAGGGTTTGACTTTTTCGCCGATTACGGGTGGTGAAGGCAACATCGAATTTTTGGCCCATTGGCATTTAAGCGGGGAAGAGTGCGAAAAAGGGAAAGAATCCGCGGAAGAGTTTAATGAAAAACTCCATGCTACCGTTGATCCAATAGTGGCTGAAGCCTCGAATACATTTACGGGAAACTCATCCAAGTGA
- the ahrC gene encoding transcriptional regulator AhrC/ArgR, protein MKGQRHIKIREIITHQDIETQDELVEALRAEGFQVTQATVSRDIKELLLIKVPMDDGRYKYSLPTDQRYNPIQKLKRALVDNFVHIDYTNNLVVMKCLPGTANAIAVLLDNMEWNQIMGTICGDDTILMICRTNEDSESLVNMIMGYIGGSAH, encoded by the coding sequence ATGAAAGGTCAACGACATATCAAAATCCGGGAGATTATTACGCATCAGGATATCGAAACGCAGGATGAACTGGTGGAGGCGCTGCGCGCCGAAGGGTTTCAGGTCACGCAAGCAACGGTATCGCGCGATATTAAAGAACTGCTTTTGATTAAGGTGCCGATGGATGATGGACGGTACAAATACTCGCTCCCAACAGACCAGCGCTATAATCCGATTCAGAAGTTGAAGCGAGCGCTTGTGGACAATTTTGTCCATATCGACTACACCAATAATCTGGTAGTAATGAAATGCTTGCCTGGTACGGCGAACGCGATCGCGGTGCTGCTGGACAACATGGAATGGAATCAGATCATGGGGACGATTTGCGGCGACGATACGATTCTGATGATCTGCCGCACGAATGAGGACAGCGAAAGTCTGGTCAACATGATCATGGGATATATTGGCGGCAGTGCGCATTAA
- the recN gene encoding DNA repair protein RecN produces the protein MLMTLSIRNLAVIEAVDVSFHAGFHVLSGETGAGKSIVIDALSLIAGGRGSADLVRYGCDKAEIEAMFELQQTHPAWSALEQFGVKADPEEHLIIRREVNNQGKSTSRINGHLVNLTMLREIGEQLINIHGQHEHQNLLRADRHLHLLDTYGEAIIGPIKRQYQEKYAEFSKVEKEYRELISNSQKTYQMLDLYRFQLEEISTASLKSGEDEWLMEERVKLSHSEKMMDSVSEAYNLIYGQQGLETVSTAISRLEDVAAYDEKELKPILEQLQSAYYQLEDAAFQLRNYRDDIEFNPERLNEVEERLDLITSLRRKYGETVDEILTYYNSILQETDALENKDERLEELKIRRDEMLEDLIAAAKELSEARQLCASDLAGQVEKELKDLHMERTSLEVRLERFEDPKGADIDGRKIKLTRQGIDTAEFMISPNPGEPLRPLSKIASGGELSRMMLAMKSIFARHDRIPVLIFDEVDTGVSGRAAQSIAEKLDKLAENCQVFSITHLPQVACMADHQYLIEKNIEDERTMTRVEELTDHGRVEELARMLGGVEITERTLHHAQEMLKLAEQRKAVKTAPA, from the coding sequence ATGCTGATGACATTAAGTATTCGGAATCTGGCCGTGATCGAAGCGGTGGATGTGTCATTTCATGCAGGGTTTCATGTGCTATCAGGGGAAACCGGAGCGGGTAAGTCGATCGTTATCGATGCTTTGAGCCTGATTGCAGGTGGAAGAGGTTCGGCCGATTTGGTCCGGTACGGATGCGATAAAGCAGAAATCGAGGCGATGTTTGAACTGCAGCAGACTCATCCTGCATGGAGCGCACTGGAACAATTCGGTGTAAAAGCCGATCCTGAAGAGCATTTAATTATCCGGCGGGAAGTGAATAATCAAGGGAAAAGCACTTCCCGCATTAATGGGCATCTCGTTAATCTTACCATGCTCCGGGAAATCGGAGAACAGCTCATTAATATACACGGCCAGCATGAGCATCAGAACCTGTTGCGTGCTGACCGTCATTTGCATCTCCTCGATACATATGGAGAAGCCATTATCGGCCCGATAAAAAGGCAATATCAGGAGAAATACGCAGAGTTTTCGAAAGTCGAAAAGGAATACAGGGAGCTAATCAGCAACAGCCAGAAAACATATCAAATGCTTGATTTGTATCGTTTTCAGCTGGAGGAAATTTCAACGGCTTCTTTAAAGTCGGGCGAAGATGAATGGCTAATGGAAGAACGGGTGAAGCTATCCCATAGCGAGAAAATGATGGACTCTGTTTCCGAAGCCTATAACCTGATATACGGTCAGCAGGGGCTTGAAACGGTTAGCACGGCTATCTCGCGGTTGGAGGATGTCGCGGCATACGATGAAAAGGAACTGAAGCCTATCTTGGAACAGCTGCAATCGGCTTATTACCAGCTTGAAGACGCTGCCTTCCAGCTTCGGAACTACCGTGACGATATTGAGTTTAATCCCGAACGCCTGAATGAAGTGGAAGAAAGACTTGATCTAATTACATCCCTGCGCCGAAAATATGGCGAAACCGTCGATGAAATTTTGACTTATTACAATAGCATTTTGCAGGAAACCGATGCGCTGGAGAATAAGGATGAACGTCTGGAAGAACTGAAAATCCGCCGTGACGAAATGCTTGAGGATTTGATTGCTGCAGCGAAGGAACTAAGCGAAGCGCGGCAATTATGTGCTTCCGATCTGGCCGGTCAAGTGGAGAAAGAACTGAAGGATCTGCATATGGAAAGGACCTCTTTGGAGGTCAGATTGGAGCGATTTGAGGATCCGAAAGGCGCCGATATTGATGGACGCAAAATCAAGCTGACCCGCCAAGGCATCGATACGGCCGAATTCATGATTTCACCCAATCCAGGGGAACCTTTGCGCCCGCTTAGCAAAATTGCGTCAGGGGGCGAACTTTCCAGAATGATGCTTGCCATGAAAAGCATATTTGCAAGGCATGATCGTATTCCGGTATTGATTTTTGACGAGGTTGATACTGGTGTCAGCGGAAGAGCGGCTCAATCGATCGCCGAAAAGCTGGATAAGCTTGCGGAGAACTGTCAGGTGTTCTCCATTACGCATCTGCCTCAGGTTGCCTGTATGGCGGATCATCAATACCTGATTGAGAAAAACATTGAAGATGAACGAACCATGACTCGTGTGGAGGAGCTTACCGATCACGGGCGCGTAGAAGAGCTGGCGCGTATGCTTGGCGGCGTTGAAATTACAGAAAGAACGCTCCATCATGCCCAAGAAATGTTGAAGCTGGCGGAGCAGCGGAAGGCTGTCAAGACCGCACCAGCGTAA